The following coding sequences are from one Humulus lupulus chromosome X, drHumLupu1.1, whole genome shotgun sequence window:
- the LOC133805380 gene encoding exonuclease 1-like: MFTMIPQDIAKGIAEGDLDPFTKMPFQGTASANTTFKLKNFDLGSVKKKLDLPVQKNLLTQYFCILLFLFPWFVYVILV, translated from the exons ATGTTTACAATGATACCTCAAGATATAGCTAAAGGTATAGCTGAAGGTGATCTTGATCCATTCACCAAAATGCCATTTCAG GGGACTGCTAGTGCCAACACAACTTTCAAACTCAAGAATTTTGATCTTGGAAGCGTAAAGAAAAAGCTAGATTTGCCTGTACAGAAGAATCTTCTGACTCAGTACTTCTGTATCCTTCTATTCCTTTTTCCCTGGTTTGTGTATGTAATTTTAGTCTGA